A genomic stretch from Helianthus annuus cultivar XRQ/B chromosome 1, HanXRQr2.0-SUNRISE, whole genome shotgun sequence includes:
- the LOC110937931 gene encoding leucine-rich repeat extensin-like protein 3 — MSAAPSPPHDPEPGSEPDFVPVDQPDVVPADPEPMPDHDPIPFGLPDIAPLIPDPVLPPLDPPVVEPLIPPPAPAPVDVAPSPPVESDVHRVDIPIIFLQDIPAPRPGEGTFGQHPHDDHFDSAAFPQIPQSAPFAPFTSSPLDEPFRWFPPYSMPFSDPYHPSHFVGYTRDELLLSLHL, encoded by the coding sequence ATGTCAGCTGCACCATCTCCTCCACACGACCCCGAGCCTGGATCTGAGCCAGATTTTGTTCCTGTTGATCAGCCTGATGTTGTACCTGCTGATCCTGAGCCCATGCCTGATCATGACCCTATTCCTTTTggtttaccagacattgcacccctcaTACCTGACCCAGTTCTTCCACCCCTTGATCCTCCTGTTGTTGAGCCACTTATTCCTCCACCTGCACCCGCACCCGTTGATGTTGCTCCTTCTCCTCCTGTGGAGTCCGATGTCCATCGTGTTGATATACCTATCATTTTCTTACAGGACATCCCTgcaccccgtccaggggaaggtacTTTTGGTCAGCACCCGCATGACGATCATTTTGATTCAGCAGCTTTTCCACAGATCCCTCAGTCTGCACCCTTTGCTCCTTTTACTTCTTCGCCACTTGATGAGCCATTCCGATGGTTCCCACCGTATTCTATGCCGTTTTCAGATCCCTACCATCCCTCTCATTTTGTTGGCTATACACGGGATGAGTTACTTTTATCATTACATCTTTAG
- the LOC110944630 gene encoding pollen-specific protein SF21-like, protein MQRVASWNEWFYNKFMSKLLQYCVMCDMLKELLIHRYFSKAVCGSLEVPESEIVRAYRKIEKLKLVIKEFFKEKDEEKERLNGIIVGLL, encoded by the exons ATGCAGAGAGTAGCTTCTTGGAATGAATGGTTTTACAATAAG TTCATGTCGAAATTGCTTCAATATTGCGTTATGTGTGACATGTTAAAGGAGTTATTGATTCACAGATACTTCAGTAAG GCGGTCTGTGGTAGTCTAGAAGTCCCAGAATCAGAAATCGTTCGAGCATACAGGAAG ATTGAAAAGTTGAAATTGGTTATCAAGGAGTTCTTTAAGGAAaaggatgaagaaaaagaaagattaaATGGAATTATTGTTGGGTTGTTGTAA